In Ectothiorhodospiraceae bacterium 2226, a single window of DNA contains:
- a CDS encoding glycine cleavage system protein H gives MSAQEYRGCELPDDLFFDLDYVWVRPEGDGTYAIGITDPAQTMAGRVQYFRPRAAGTHRAAGKPVARLESGKWAGGIPAPFDGTIERVNPAVEQDPGLVNVAPYTDAWVVVMRPDDPERALDKLHTGPEAIEALKRWIEQYDIHCMRCAQ, from the coding sequence ATGAGCGCGCAGGAGTACCGCGGCTGCGAACTGCCCGACGACCTGTTCTTCGACCTCGACTACGTGTGGGTGCGCCCCGAGGGCGACGGCACCTACGCCATCGGCATCACCGATCCCGCGCAGACCATGGCGGGGCGCGTGCAGTATTTTCGCCCGCGCGCGGCCGGTACCCACCGCGCCGCGGGCAAGCCGGTGGCGCGGCTGGAGTCGGGCAAATGGGCCGGCGGCATTCCGGCCCCCTTCGACGGCACCATCGAGCGCGTCAATCCGGCGGTCGAGCAGGACCCGGGCTTGGTCAACGTGGCCCCCTACACCGACGCCTGGGTGGTGGTGATGCGGCCCGACGACCCCGAACGCGCGCTGGACAAGCTGCACACCGGCCCCGAGGCCATCGAGGCCCTCAAGCGCTGGATCGAGCAGTACGACATCCACTGCATGCGCTGCGCGCAATAG
- a CDS encoding hemerythrin domain-containing protein: MKLSRTPAPGFADPVGMLRACHERMRARLATLERLPAHLVRHGVDRAAQEAAQAVVAYFERAAPRHHADEEDDLFPALRACAGRPGWLPSLAGQLEALAAEHEVLEQGWETLRLDLHALAAGCAAALEAPTVTAWLAAYRRHMEREETEILPRVAALLSASELARIGAAMEARRLPEPAQPALPPGVAARHVTAPYTETDLPQALRLGHVTEAGVWVCITVEQGRVRYRLRSGTRPEWMLAAGDAGPVPPGHPYVVEPLGRARFRLTFYCAANGGCDAALNRALTTLAPSEA; encoded by the coding sequence ATGAAATTGTCACGCACCCCCGCCCCCGGCTTCGCCGACCCCGTGGGTATGCTGCGCGCCTGCCACGAGCGCATGCGCGCGCGCTTGGCGACCCTGGAGCGCTTGCCCGCGCACCTCGTGCGTCATGGCGTGGATCGCGCCGCGCAGGAGGCGGCGCAGGCGGTGGTGGCCTATTTCGAACGGGCGGCCCCGCGCCACCACGCCGACGAAGAGGACGATCTGTTCCCCGCCTTGCGCGCCTGCGCCGGGCGTCCCGGATGGTTGCCCTCGCTGGCGGGGCAATTGGAGGCACTGGCCGCCGAGCACGAAGTCTTGGAGCAAGGGTGGGAGACGCTGCGCCTGGACTTACACGCCTTGGCCGCGGGCTGTGCCGCGGCGCTGGAGGCGCCGACCGTGACCGCGTGGCTCGCGGCCTACCGCCGGCACATGGAGCGCGAGGAGACCGAGATCCTGCCGCGCGTCGCCGCGCTGCTGAGCGCGTCGGAACTGGCGCGCATCGGGGCGGCGATGGAGGCGCGGCGCCTGCCGGAGCCGGCGCAACCCGCACTGCCGCCGGGCGTAGCGGCTCGTCATGTCACCGCGCCTTACACCGAGACCGATCTGCCCCAGGCCCTGCGGTTGGGTCATGTCACGGAGGCCGGTGTTTGGGTATGCATCACGGTGGAGCAGGGGCGGGTGCGGTACCGACTGCGTAGCGGGACACGGCCCGAATGGATGCTGGCGGCGGGCGACGCGGGCCCCGTGCCCCCCGGCCACCCCTATGTGGTCGAACCGTTGGGGCGGGCGCGCTTTCGCCTGACGTTCTACTGCGCCGCGAACGGCGGCTGCGACGCGGCGCTGAACCGCGCACTGACCACCCTCGCGCCCTCGGAGGCATGA
- a CDS encoding peptidoglycan-binding protein, giving the protein MKRNNKAWLVVLLAAGSLGFGTALAERQGQGPGVRGTPFEAGPGAQQQPQQQAGPAQQQTETARERTAVTEQAQDREMIRAVQQALNERGHEAGPVDGIKGPRTEQALQRFKEAEGLQADAQIDEQTLRALGLEQEAGEFAAVEEPPAEPARQPGEPGVGGGPFAQ; this is encoded by the coding sequence ATGAAACGCAACAACAAAGCATGGCTGGTCGTCCTACTCGCAGCCGGATCCCTGGGGTTCGGCACGGCGCTCGCGGAGCGACAGGGCCAGGGGCCCGGCGTGCGCGGGACACCTTTTGAGGCCGGCCCCGGCGCGCAACAGCAACCGCAACAACAGGCCGGGCCGGCGCAGCAACAGACCGAAACGGCGCGCGAGCGGACCGCGGTGACCGAGCAGGCGCAGGATCGCGAGATGATTCGTGCTGTGCAGCAGGCGCTCAACGAGCGGGGGCACGAGGCCGGACCGGTGGACGGCATCAAGGGGCCGCGCACCGAACAGGCGCTGCAGCGCTTCAAGGAAGCCGAGGGCCTGCAGGCGGACGCGCAGATTGACGAACAGACGCTGCGCGCCCTGGGTCTGGAACAAGAAGCGGGCGAATTCGCAGCCGTCGAGGAACCGCCGGCCGAACCGGCCCGCCAACCCGGCGAACCGGGTGTCGGCGGCGGACCCTTCGCACAGTAA
- a CDS encoding DUF2061 domain-containing protein — MAKTLSFTAMHMSIAFGVAYALTGDVWVGGAVALVEPLVNAVGYHVHEKLWSRRGRRARAHAHPPVAA; from the coding sequence ATGGCCAAGACACTTAGTTTTACCGCTATGCACATGAGCATCGCGTTCGGCGTCGCCTACGCGCTGACGGGGGACGTGTGGGTGGGGGGCGCCGTGGCGCTGGTGGAACCGCTGGTCAACGCCGTGGGCTACCATGTGCACGAGAAGCTTTGGAGCCGCCGCGGGAGGCGCGCCCGCGCACACGCGCACCCGCCTGTGGCGGCCTGA